A genomic region of Trifolium pratense cultivar HEN17-A07 linkage group LG3, ARS_RC_1.1, whole genome shotgun sequence contains the following coding sequences:
- the LOC123913493 gene encoding lysine-specific demethylase JMJ25-like isoform X2, with protein sequence MARKSSSANEEILPDELRCGRTDGKQWRCKRRVMDSLKLCEIHYLQGKHRQYREKVPESLKLQRKRKNNDEATETVVVDNAEATAPRELNMELRKNKKKKVKLAESSESVTVTDSASGSGSVPVRKKTIKQCDSQLDLIRMVLEREVEKRKKNNNENKKNKKKKKKKKEMKVEEVEFNEGELRRELPNGVMEISPASTPHDYNNVSSHCDVKVGVDHNRVVAVTPRNFRSKNVDRVALGKLQVVPYGPSLKKVNTKRKCHLCQRSESVNLVQCSSCNKEFFCYDCIRERYLDTRKEVKKACPVCQGTCTCKVCLADQCNDSESKSYLSGKSRVDRILHFHYLICMLLPVLKRISENLETELETEAKIKGKNISDIQINQVEFGYNEIIYCNHCNTPILDLHRRCSNCSYSLCLSCCEKSSQGRTSGEINSSMLKLPDQRKACVDSEGHILDQKDISCGNLTPTLTLPEETNCNDIEKVSCPPTLTLPEETSCNDIEKVSCPPTLTLPEETSCNDIEKVSCPPTLTLPEETSCNDIEKVSCPPTLTLPEETSCNDIEKVSCPPTLTLPEETSCNDIEKVACPPKLTLPEETSCNDIEKVSCPPTELGGCGTGLLDLRCISPMTLLKEMEVKAEEIVCSYDIPDTSDKSSSCSLCFDTDLNSNRYNQLQKAAEREDPSDNCLFCPTVLDINGSNFEHFQKHWGKGHPIVVQDVLQSTSNLSWNPLFMFCTYLEQSITKYENNKELLESCLDWCEVEINIRQYFTGSLKCRPQRNTWHEMLKLKGWLSSQVFKEEFPAHFSEVIDALPVQEYMNPTSGPLNLAAKLQHGSVKHDIGPYVYISYGCADIEADSVTKLCCDSYDVVNIMTHSADVPLSTEQLTKIRKLLKKHKALCQVESVDTEQLPEQEVKGMTLSHAEEMEQKGLPSMGKEGMEFFRRVDRTSCISSTGAKKASTQSIDNNISQDGERGIFSDSEPSLDGTVHTTNLSEHNNPRSPSESSNSYKKKFPEHSGAQWDVFRRQDVPKLIEYIKRHCDELTYTHDSHKMVHPILDQSIFLDNTHKKRLKEEFKIEPWTFQQHVGEAVIIPAGCPYQIRNSKCGVHAVLEFVSPENVTECIQLIDELRQLPEDHKAKVDKLEVKKMALHSMSTAIKEIRQLTCQT encoded by the exons ATGGCGAGAAAATCCTCATCGGCGAATGAAGAGATTCTACCGGACGAATTGCGGTGCGGACGAACTGACGGGAAACAATGGCGGTGCAAGAGGAGAGTGATGGATAGTCTCAAACTCTGCGAGATTCACTATCTTCAAGGTAAGCATCGTCAATATCGAGAGAAAGTTCCTGAATCTCTGAAGCTTCAGAGAAAGCGTAAGAACAACGATGAAGCTACAGAAACTGTTGTAGTCGATAATGCGGAAGCTACAGCACCGAGGGAGCTGAATATGGAGCTgaggaagaacaagaagaagaaggtgaAGCTCGCAGAGAGTTCGGAATCGGTTACGGTAACCGATTCAGCTTCGGGTTCTGGTTCTGTTCCGGTTAGGAAGAAGACAATTAAGCAATGTGATTCGCAATTGGATCTTATAAGAATGGTTTTGGAAAGAGAAGttgagaagagaaaaaagaacaataatgagaataagaagaataagaaaaagaagaagaagaaaaaagagatgaaagtAGAAGAAGTTGAATTCAATGAAGGAGAATTAAGGAGAGAGTTACCAAATGGTGTTATGGAAATATCACCAGCTTCAACACCTCATGATTATAACAATGTGAGTTCTCATTGTGATGTGAAAGTTGGTGTTGATCATAATAGGGTTGTAGCTGTAACACCGCGAAACTTCAGGTCCAAGAATGTTGATAGGGTTGCTCTTGGAAAGTTGCAA GTTGTGCCTTATGGACCAAGCTTGAAGAAGGTGAATACTAAGAGGAAGTGTCACTTGTGCCAGAGAAGTGAATCGGTCAATCTCGTCCAGTGTTCTAGCTGTAACAAGGAGTTTTTCTGCTATGATTGCATTAGAGAGCG GTATCTTGACACTAGAAAAGAAGTTAAGAAGGCGTGCCCAGTTTGTCAAGGAACTTGCACTTGTAAGGTCTGCTTGGCAGACCAATGTAACGACAGTGAAAGTAAG TCCTATTTATCTGGTAAAAGTAGAGTTGATAGAATACTCCATTTTCATTATTTGATCTGCATGCTCCTTCCAGTACTAAAGCGAATAAGTGAAAACCTAGAAACTGAGCTAGAAACAGAAGCAAAAATCAAAG GGAAAAATATTTCTGATATTCAAATCAATCAGGTTGAATTTGGTTACAATGAAATTATTTATTG CAATCACTGCAATACACCCATCCTGGATCTCCATAGACGTTGTTCTAATTGTTCGTATAGCCTATGCTTAAGTTGTTGTGAGAAATCATCTCAAGGAAGAACTTCCGGAGAAATTAACTCATCAATGTTGAAGCTACCTGATCAAAGGAAAGCTTGTGTTGACAGCGAGGGCCATATTTTGGATCAGAAGGACATTTCTTGTGGCAATTTAACTCCTACTTTAACATTGCCTGAGGAGACAAATTGTAATGATATTGAAAAAGTGTCATGCCCTCCTACGTTAACATTGCCTGAGGAGACAAGTTGTAATGATATTGAAAAAGTGTCATGCCCTCCTACGTTAACATTGCCTGAGGAGACAAGTTGTAATGATATTGAAAAAGTGTCATGCCCTCCTACGCTAACATTGCCTGAGGAGACAAGTTGTAATGATATTGAAAAAGTGTCATGCCCTCCTACGTTAACATTGCCTGAGGAGACAAGTTGTAATGATATTGAAAAAGTGTCATGCCCTCCTACGTTAACATTGCCCGAGGAGACAAGTTGTAATGATATTGAAAAAGTGGCATGCCCTCCTAAGTTAACATTGCCTGAGGAGACAAGTTGTAATGATATTGAAAAAGTGTCATGCCCTCCTACGGAACTTGGTGGTTGTGGTACAGGCCTGCTAGATTTAAGATGCATTTCTCCCATGACTTTGCTCAAAGAGATGGAAGTAAAGGCAGAAGAAATTGTTTGCAGCTATGACATTCCTGACACTTCGGATAAAAGTTCAAGCTGCTCGCTGTGTTTTGACACCGACCTTAATAGTAACCGATATAACCAGTTGCAGAAAGCAGCTGAGAGAGAAGATCCATCAGATAATTGCTTGTTCTGTCCCACAGTTTTGGACATCAATGGTAGTAACTTTGAGCACTTTCAGAAACACTGGGGAAAGGGCCATCCTATAGTGGTTCAAGATGTGCTCCAGAGTACATCAAACCTCAGTTGGAATCCACTGTTCATGTTCTGTACTTATCTCGAGCAGAGCATTACAAAGTACGAGAATAATAAAGAGTTACTTGAATCCTGTTTGGATTGGTGTGAG GTGGAAATAAACATTAGGCAGTATTTTACTGGATCTCTCAAATGTCGTCCTCAGAGAAACACTTGGCATGAGATGCTGAAACTGAAGGGATGGCTGTCTTCCCAAGTATTCAAAGAGGAGTTTCCAGCCCATTTTTCTGAAGTAATTGATGCTCTACCAGTTCAAGAATACATGAATCCCACGTCTGGTCCTCTGAATTTAGCTGCAAAGTTGCAACACGGGAGTGTGAAACATGACATTGGGCCATATGTCTATATTTCGTATGGTTGTGCTGACATAGAAGCTGATTCTGTGACAAAACTCTGCTGCGACTCATATGATGTG GTTAATATTATGACACATTCTGCGGATGTCCCTCTCTCTACAGAACAGCttacaaaaataagaaaattgctGAAAAAGCACAAAGCTCTGTGTCAAGTGGAGTCTGTTGATACTGAGCAGTTACCTGAACAGGAAGTGAAAGGAATGACATTATCACATGCCGAAGAAATGGAACAAAAAGGTTTGCCGAGTATGGGGAAAGAAGGAATGGAGTTTTTTAGGAGAGTCGATAGAACGTCTTGCATCTCCTCAACTGGAGCCAAAAAAGCTTCTACCCAGAGTATAGACAACAATATTTCCCAGGATGGAGAGCGCGGCATCTTTTCTGATTCTGAACCCTCTCTTGATGGAACTGTTCATACCACCAATTTGTCAGAACACAATAATCCTAGAAGTCCCTCTGAAAGCTCCAACagttataagaaaaagtttccTGAGCATTCAGGCGCTCAGTGGGATGTCTTTCGTAGACAAGATGTACCAAAACTCATAGAATATATTAAACGACACTGTGATGAACTTACTTATACCCATGACTCTCACAAG ATGGTTCATCCGATTCTAGATCAGAGCATTTTTCTTGACAATACTCACAAAAAGAGACTGAAGGAGGAGTTTA AGATTGAACCATGGACTTTCCAGCAACATGTTGGAGAAGCTGTTATCATTCCTGCTGGATGTCCATACCAGATAAGGAATTCTAAG TGTGGTGTCCATGCGGTATTGGAATTTGTGTCCCCTGAAAATGTTACTGAGTGTATCCAGTTGATCGATGAGCTCAGACAGTTACCTGAAGACCATAAAGCAAAAGTAGACAAGCTGGAG GTGAAGAAAATGGCGCTACACAGTATGAGTACAGCAATTAAAGAAATACGCCAGCTTACATGCCAAACATAA
- the LOC123913493 gene encoding lysine-specific demethylase JMJ25-like isoform X1, with translation MARKSSSANEEILPDELRCGRTDGKQWRCKRRVMDSLKLCEIHYLQGKHRQYREKVPESLKLQRKRKNNDEATETVVVDNAEATAPRELNMELRKNKKKKVKLAESSESVTVTDSASGSGSVPVRKKTIKQCDSQLDLIRMVLEREVEKRKKNNNENKKNKKKKKKKKEMKVEEVEFNEGELRRELPNGVMEISPASTPHDYNNVSSHCDVKVGVDHNRVVAVTPRNFRSKNVDRVALGKLQVVPYGPSLKKVNTKRKCHLCQRSESVNLVQCSSCNKEFFCYDCIRERYLDTRKEVKKACPVCQGTCTCKVCLADQCNDSESKVWHQTFVLFYLTNVLLIAYSDTSVFALLFQSYLSGKSRVDRILHFHYLICMLLPVLKRISENLETELETEAKIKGKNISDIQINQVEFGYNEIIYCNHCNTPILDLHRRCSNCSYSLCLSCCEKSSQGRTSGEINSSMLKLPDQRKACVDSEGHILDQKDISCGNLTPTLTLPEETNCNDIEKVSCPPTLTLPEETSCNDIEKVSCPPTLTLPEETSCNDIEKVSCPPTLTLPEETSCNDIEKVSCPPTLTLPEETSCNDIEKVSCPPTLTLPEETSCNDIEKVACPPKLTLPEETSCNDIEKVSCPPTELGGCGTGLLDLRCISPMTLLKEMEVKAEEIVCSYDIPDTSDKSSSCSLCFDTDLNSNRYNQLQKAAEREDPSDNCLFCPTVLDINGSNFEHFQKHWGKGHPIVVQDVLQSTSNLSWNPLFMFCTYLEQSITKYENNKELLESCLDWCEVEINIRQYFTGSLKCRPQRNTWHEMLKLKGWLSSQVFKEEFPAHFSEVIDALPVQEYMNPTSGPLNLAAKLQHGSVKHDIGPYVYISYGCADIEADSVTKLCCDSYDVVNIMTHSADVPLSTEQLTKIRKLLKKHKALCQVESVDTEQLPEQEVKGMTLSHAEEMEQKGLPSMGKEGMEFFRRVDRTSCISSTGAKKASTQSIDNNISQDGERGIFSDSEPSLDGTVHTTNLSEHNNPRSPSESSNSYKKKFPEHSGAQWDVFRRQDVPKLIEYIKRHCDELTYTHDSHKMVHPILDQSIFLDNTHKKRLKEEFKIEPWTFQQHVGEAVIIPAGCPYQIRNSKCGVHAVLEFVSPENVTECIQLIDELRQLPEDHKAKVDKLEVKKMALHSMSTAIKEIRQLTCQT, from the exons ATGGCGAGAAAATCCTCATCGGCGAATGAAGAGATTCTACCGGACGAATTGCGGTGCGGACGAACTGACGGGAAACAATGGCGGTGCAAGAGGAGAGTGATGGATAGTCTCAAACTCTGCGAGATTCACTATCTTCAAGGTAAGCATCGTCAATATCGAGAGAAAGTTCCTGAATCTCTGAAGCTTCAGAGAAAGCGTAAGAACAACGATGAAGCTACAGAAACTGTTGTAGTCGATAATGCGGAAGCTACAGCACCGAGGGAGCTGAATATGGAGCTgaggaagaacaagaagaagaaggtgaAGCTCGCAGAGAGTTCGGAATCGGTTACGGTAACCGATTCAGCTTCGGGTTCTGGTTCTGTTCCGGTTAGGAAGAAGACAATTAAGCAATGTGATTCGCAATTGGATCTTATAAGAATGGTTTTGGAAAGAGAAGttgagaagagaaaaaagaacaataatgagaataagaagaataagaaaaagaagaagaagaaaaaagagatgaaagtAGAAGAAGTTGAATTCAATGAAGGAGAATTAAGGAGAGAGTTACCAAATGGTGTTATGGAAATATCACCAGCTTCAACACCTCATGATTATAACAATGTGAGTTCTCATTGTGATGTGAAAGTTGGTGTTGATCATAATAGGGTTGTAGCTGTAACACCGCGAAACTTCAGGTCCAAGAATGTTGATAGGGTTGCTCTTGGAAAGTTGCAA GTTGTGCCTTATGGACCAAGCTTGAAGAAGGTGAATACTAAGAGGAAGTGTCACTTGTGCCAGAGAAGTGAATCGGTCAATCTCGTCCAGTGTTCTAGCTGTAACAAGGAGTTTTTCTGCTATGATTGCATTAGAGAGCG GTATCTTGACACTAGAAAAGAAGTTAAGAAGGCGTGCCCAGTTTGTCAAGGAACTTGCACTTGTAAGGTCTGCTTGGCAGACCAATGTAACGACAGTGAAAGTAAGGTCTGGCATCAAACATTTGTGCTTTTCTACTTGACCAATGTTTTGTTAATAGCATATTCTGACACCTCCGTTTTTGCCCTGTTGTTTCAGTCCTATTTATCTGGTAAAAGTAGAGTTGATAGAATACTCCATTTTCATTATTTGATCTGCATGCTCCTTCCAGTACTAAAGCGAATAAGTGAAAACCTAGAAACTGAGCTAGAAACAGAAGCAAAAATCAAAG GGAAAAATATTTCTGATATTCAAATCAATCAGGTTGAATTTGGTTACAATGAAATTATTTATTG CAATCACTGCAATACACCCATCCTGGATCTCCATAGACGTTGTTCTAATTGTTCGTATAGCCTATGCTTAAGTTGTTGTGAGAAATCATCTCAAGGAAGAACTTCCGGAGAAATTAACTCATCAATGTTGAAGCTACCTGATCAAAGGAAAGCTTGTGTTGACAGCGAGGGCCATATTTTGGATCAGAAGGACATTTCTTGTGGCAATTTAACTCCTACTTTAACATTGCCTGAGGAGACAAATTGTAATGATATTGAAAAAGTGTCATGCCCTCCTACGTTAACATTGCCTGAGGAGACAAGTTGTAATGATATTGAAAAAGTGTCATGCCCTCCTACGTTAACATTGCCTGAGGAGACAAGTTGTAATGATATTGAAAAAGTGTCATGCCCTCCTACGCTAACATTGCCTGAGGAGACAAGTTGTAATGATATTGAAAAAGTGTCATGCCCTCCTACGTTAACATTGCCTGAGGAGACAAGTTGTAATGATATTGAAAAAGTGTCATGCCCTCCTACGTTAACATTGCCCGAGGAGACAAGTTGTAATGATATTGAAAAAGTGGCATGCCCTCCTAAGTTAACATTGCCTGAGGAGACAAGTTGTAATGATATTGAAAAAGTGTCATGCCCTCCTACGGAACTTGGTGGTTGTGGTACAGGCCTGCTAGATTTAAGATGCATTTCTCCCATGACTTTGCTCAAAGAGATGGAAGTAAAGGCAGAAGAAATTGTTTGCAGCTATGACATTCCTGACACTTCGGATAAAAGTTCAAGCTGCTCGCTGTGTTTTGACACCGACCTTAATAGTAACCGATATAACCAGTTGCAGAAAGCAGCTGAGAGAGAAGATCCATCAGATAATTGCTTGTTCTGTCCCACAGTTTTGGACATCAATGGTAGTAACTTTGAGCACTTTCAGAAACACTGGGGAAAGGGCCATCCTATAGTGGTTCAAGATGTGCTCCAGAGTACATCAAACCTCAGTTGGAATCCACTGTTCATGTTCTGTACTTATCTCGAGCAGAGCATTACAAAGTACGAGAATAATAAAGAGTTACTTGAATCCTGTTTGGATTGGTGTGAG GTGGAAATAAACATTAGGCAGTATTTTACTGGATCTCTCAAATGTCGTCCTCAGAGAAACACTTGGCATGAGATGCTGAAACTGAAGGGATGGCTGTCTTCCCAAGTATTCAAAGAGGAGTTTCCAGCCCATTTTTCTGAAGTAATTGATGCTCTACCAGTTCAAGAATACATGAATCCCACGTCTGGTCCTCTGAATTTAGCTGCAAAGTTGCAACACGGGAGTGTGAAACATGACATTGGGCCATATGTCTATATTTCGTATGGTTGTGCTGACATAGAAGCTGATTCTGTGACAAAACTCTGCTGCGACTCATATGATGTG GTTAATATTATGACACATTCTGCGGATGTCCCTCTCTCTACAGAACAGCttacaaaaataagaaaattgctGAAAAAGCACAAAGCTCTGTGTCAAGTGGAGTCTGTTGATACTGAGCAGTTACCTGAACAGGAAGTGAAAGGAATGACATTATCACATGCCGAAGAAATGGAACAAAAAGGTTTGCCGAGTATGGGGAAAGAAGGAATGGAGTTTTTTAGGAGAGTCGATAGAACGTCTTGCATCTCCTCAACTGGAGCCAAAAAAGCTTCTACCCAGAGTATAGACAACAATATTTCCCAGGATGGAGAGCGCGGCATCTTTTCTGATTCTGAACCCTCTCTTGATGGAACTGTTCATACCACCAATTTGTCAGAACACAATAATCCTAGAAGTCCCTCTGAAAGCTCCAACagttataagaaaaagtttccTGAGCATTCAGGCGCTCAGTGGGATGTCTTTCGTAGACAAGATGTACCAAAACTCATAGAATATATTAAACGACACTGTGATGAACTTACTTATACCCATGACTCTCACAAG ATGGTTCATCCGATTCTAGATCAGAGCATTTTTCTTGACAATACTCACAAAAAGAGACTGAAGGAGGAGTTTA AGATTGAACCATGGACTTTCCAGCAACATGTTGGAGAAGCTGTTATCATTCCTGCTGGATGTCCATACCAGATAAGGAATTCTAAG TGTGGTGTCCATGCGGTATTGGAATTTGTGTCCCCTGAAAATGTTACTGAGTGTATCCAGTTGATCGATGAGCTCAGACAGTTACCTGAAGACCATAAAGCAAAAGTAGACAAGCTGGAG GTGAAGAAAATGGCGCTACACAGTATGAGTACAGCAATTAAAGAAATACGCCAGCTTACATGCCAAACATAA
- the LOC123913493 gene encoding lysine-specific demethylase JMJ25-like isoform X3 — MARKSSSANEEILPDELRCGRTDGKQWRCKRRVMDSLKLCEIHYLQGKHRQYREKVPESLKLQRKRKNNDEATETVVVDNAEATAPRELNMELRKNKKKKVKLAESSESVTVTDSASGSGSVPVRKKTIKQCDSQLDLIRMVLEREVEKRKKNNNENKKNKKKKKKKKEMKVEEVEFNEGELRRELPNGVMEISPASTPHDYNNVSSHCDVKVGVDHNRVVAVTPRNFRSKNVDRVALGKLQVVPYGPSLKKVNTKRKCHLCQRSESVNLVQCSSCNKEFFCYDCIRERYLDTRKEVKKACPVCQGTCTCKVCLADQCNDSESKSYLSGKSRVDRILHFHYLICMLLPVLKRISENLETELETEAKIKGKNISDIQINQVEFGYNEIIYCNHCNTPILDLHRRCSNCSYSLCLSCCEKSSQGRTSGEINSSMLKLPDQRKACVDSEGHILDQKDISCGNLTPTLTLPEETNCNDIEKVSCPPTLTLPEETSCNDIEKVSCPPTLTLPEETSCNDIEKVSCPPTLTLPEETSCNDIEKVSCPPTLTLPEETSCNDIEKVACPPKLTLPEETSCNDIEKVSCPPTELGGCGTGLLDLRCISPMTLLKEMEVKAEEIVCSYDIPDTSDKSSSCSLCFDTDLNSNRYNQLQKAAEREDPSDNCLFCPTVLDINGSNFEHFQKHWGKGHPIVVQDVLQSTSNLSWNPLFMFCTYLEQSITKYENNKELLESCLDWCEVEINIRQYFTGSLKCRPQRNTWHEMLKLKGWLSSQVFKEEFPAHFSEVIDALPVQEYMNPTSGPLNLAAKLQHGSVKHDIGPYVYISYGCADIEADSVTKLCCDSYDVVNIMTHSADVPLSTEQLTKIRKLLKKHKALCQVESVDTEQLPEQEVKGMTLSHAEEMEQKGLPSMGKEGMEFFRRVDRTSCISSTGAKKASTQSIDNNISQDGERGIFSDSEPSLDGTVHTTNLSEHNNPRSPSESSNSYKKKFPEHSGAQWDVFRRQDVPKLIEYIKRHCDELTYTHDSHKMVHPILDQSIFLDNTHKKRLKEEFKIEPWTFQQHVGEAVIIPAGCPYQIRNSKCGVHAVLEFVSPENVTECIQLIDELRQLPEDHKAKVDKLEVKKMALHSMSTAIKEIRQLTCQT, encoded by the exons ATGGCGAGAAAATCCTCATCGGCGAATGAAGAGATTCTACCGGACGAATTGCGGTGCGGACGAACTGACGGGAAACAATGGCGGTGCAAGAGGAGAGTGATGGATAGTCTCAAACTCTGCGAGATTCACTATCTTCAAGGTAAGCATCGTCAATATCGAGAGAAAGTTCCTGAATCTCTGAAGCTTCAGAGAAAGCGTAAGAACAACGATGAAGCTACAGAAACTGTTGTAGTCGATAATGCGGAAGCTACAGCACCGAGGGAGCTGAATATGGAGCTgaggaagaacaagaagaagaaggtgaAGCTCGCAGAGAGTTCGGAATCGGTTACGGTAACCGATTCAGCTTCGGGTTCTGGTTCTGTTCCGGTTAGGAAGAAGACAATTAAGCAATGTGATTCGCAATTGGATCTTATAAGAATGGTTTTGGAAAGAGAAGttgagaagagaaaaaagaacaataatgagaataagaagaataagaaaaagaagaagaagaaaaaagagatgaaagtAGAAGAAGTTGAATTCAATGAAGGAGAATTAAGGAGAGAGTTACCAAATGGTGTTATGGAAATATCACCAGCTTCAACACCTCATGATTATAACAATGTGAGTTCTCATTGTGATGTGAAAGTTGGTGTTGATCATAATAGGGTTGTAGCTGTAACACCGCGAAACTTCAGGTCCAAGAATGTTGATAGGGTTGCTCTTGGAAAGTTGCAA GTTGTGCCTTATGGACCAAGCTTGAAGAAGGTGAATACTAAGAGGAAGTGTCACTTGTGCCAGAGAAGTGAATCGGTCAATCTCGTCCAGTGTTCTAGCTGTAACAAGGAGTTTTTCTGCTATGATTGCATTAGAGAGCG GTATCTTGACACTAGAAAAGAAGTTAAGAAGGCGTGCCCAGTTTGTCAAGGAACTTGCACTTGTAAGGTCTGCTTGGCAGACCAATGTAACGACAGTGAAAGTAAG TCCTATTTATCTGGTAAAAGTAGAGTTGATAGAATACTCCATTTTCATTATTTGATCTGCATGCTCCTTCCAGTACTAAAGCGAATAAGTGAAAACCTAGAAACTGAGCTAGAAACAGAAGCAAAAATCAAAG GGAAAAATATTTCTGATATTCAAATCAATCAGGTTGAATTTGGTTACAATGAAATTATTTATTG CAATCACTGCAATACACCCATCCTGGATCTCCATAGACGTTGTTCTAATTGTTCGTATAGCCTATGCTTAAGTTGTTGTGAGAAATCATCTCAAGGAAGAACTTCCGGAGAAATTAACTCATCAATGTTGAAGCTACCTGATCAAAGGAAAGCTTGTGTTGACAGCGAGGGCCATATTTTGGATCAGAAGGACATTTCTTGTGGCAATTTAACTCCTACTTTAACATTGCCTGAGGAGACAAA TTGTAATGATATTGAAAAAGTGTCATGCCCTCCTACGTTAACATTGCCTGAGGAGACAAGTTGTAATGATATTGAAAAAGTGTCATGCCCTCCTACGCTAACATTGCCTGAGGAGACAAGTTGTAATGATATTGAAAAAGTGTCATGCCCTCCTACGTTAACATTGCCTGAGGAGACAAGTTGTAATGATATTGAAAAAGTGTCATGCCCTCCTACGTTAACATTGCCCGAGGAGACAAGTTGTAATGATATTGAAAAAGTGGCATGCCCTCCTAAGTTAACATTGCCTGAGGAGACAAGTTGTAATGATATTGAAAAAGTGTCATGCCCTCCTACGGAACTTGGTGGTTGTGGTACAGGCCTGCTAGATTTAAGATGCATTTCTCCCATGACTTTGCTCAAAGAGATGGAAGTAAAGGCAGAAGAAATTGTTTGCAGCTATGACATTCCTGACACTTCGGATAAAAGTTCAAGCTGCTCGCTGTGTTTTGACACCGACCTTAATAGTAACCGATATAACCAGTTGCAGAAAGCAGCTGAGAGAGAAGATCCATCAGATAATTGCTTGTTCTGTCCCACAGTTTTGGACATCAATGGTAGTAACTTTGAGCACTTTCAGAAACACTGGGGAAAGGGCCATCCTATAGTGGTTCAAGATGTGCTCCAGAGTACATCAAACCTCAGTTGGAATCCACTGTTCATGTTCTGTACTTATCTCGAGCAGAGCATTACAAAGTACGAGAATAATAAAGAGTTACTTGAATCCTGTTTGGATTGGTGTGAG GTGGAAATAAACATTAGGCAGTATTTTACTGGATCTCTCAAATGTCGTCCTCAGAGAAACACTTGGCATGAGATGCTGAAACTGAAGGGATGGCTGTCTTCCCAAGTATTCAAAGAGGAGTTTCCAGCCCATTTTTCTGAAGTAATTGATGCTCTACCAGTTCAAGAATACATGAATCCCACGTCTGGTCCTCTGAATTTAGCTGCAAAGTTGCAACACGGGAGTGTGAAACATGACATTGGGCCATATGTCTATATTTCGTATGGTTGTGCTGACATAGAAGCTGATTCTGTGACAAAACTCTGCTGCGACTCATATGATGTG GTTAATATTATGACACATTCTGCGGATGTCCCTCTCTCTACAGAACAGCttacaaaaataagaaaattgctGAAAAAGCACAAAGCTCTGTGTCAAGTGGAGTCTGTTGATACTGAGCAGTTACCTGAACAGGAAGTGAAAGGAATGACATTATCACATGCCGAAGAAATGGAACAAAAAGGTTTGCCGAGTATGGGGAAAGAAGGAATGGAGTTTTTTAGGAGAGTCGATAGAACGTCTTGCATCTCCTCAACTGGAGCCAAAAAAGCTTCTACCCAGAGTATAGACAACAATATTTCCCAGGATGGAGAGCGCGGCATCTTTTCTGATTCTGAACCCTCTCTTGATGGAACTGTTCATACCACCAATTTGTCAGAACACAATAATCCTAGAAGTCCCTCTGAAAGCTCCAACagttataagaaaaagtttccTGAGCATTCAGGCGCTCAGTGGGATGTCTTTCGTAGACAAGATGTACCAAAACTCATAGAATATATTAAACGACACTGTGATGAACTTACTTATACCCATGACTCTCACAAG ATGGTTCATCCGATTCTAGATCAGAGCATTTTTCTTGACAATACTCACAAAAAGAGACTGAAGGAGGAGTTTA AGATTGAACCATGGACTTTCCAGCAACATGTTGGAGAAGCTGTTATCATTCCTGCTGGATGTCCATACCAGATAAGGAATTCTAAG TGTGGTGTCCATGCGGTATTGGAATTTGTGTCCCCTGAAAATGTTACTGAGTGTATCCAGTTGATCGATGAGCTCAGACAGTTACCTGAAGACCATAAAGCAAAAGTAGACAAGCTGGAG GTGAAGAAAATGGCGCTACACAGTATGAGTACAGCAATTAAAGAAATACGCCAGCTTACATGCCAAACATAA